GGAAGCAGTCGTCGAACATCTACACCGGCAGCAAAGTATCGAAGCGGTATTCGTCAATCGGGATTACACGCCGTTTAGCCGCCAGCGCGACCGGGAACTGGAGTTATGTTGCGAAAAATTGGGCATCGGCTTCCACAGCCATGCCGACCTGTTGCTAAACGAGCCGGAACGGGTATTGACCGACAAAGGCTCGCCCTACCAAGTGTTTACCGCCTTTTACAAAAAAGCGGTGCAAAATCCGGTAGCCGTCCCGGATGCAGTAGCCGGCGACCGCTGGTTCAATGCTGCCGTCGACGCCGACCGGCCGGAACTGCTGCAAAATTTGATCCTGCCGCGACAGAATGCCCTGGCCGGCGGCCGGCAAGCGGCATTGCAACACTTAGCGGCATTGGCGGCATGCCGGGATTACAGCCAGACCCGCGACTTTCCGGAACTGGACGCCACCAGCCATTTGTCGCCGTATCTTAAGTTCGGCTGCTGCTCGGTACGCGAAGCCTACCAAGCCATCCAAGTTCAACTTGGGCCCGACCATGCGCTGTTGCGGCAATTGTACTGGCGCGATTTTTTCAGCCATATCGCCTACCATTTTCCGCACGTATTCGGCCATGCCTTCGACCGCCGCCTGGACGGGCTGCGCTGGCGCAATGCCCAAGACGATTTCTGGGCCTGGGCCAACGGCCAAACCGGATTTCCCATCGTCGATGCGGCGATGCGGGAACTGAACCAGACCGGCTGGATGCACAACCGGCTGCGCATGGTCGTCGCCTCGTTCCTGGTCA
Above is a window of Methylomonas koyamae DNA encoding:
- a CDS encoding cryptochrome/photolyase family protein; amino-acid sequence: MSKPRYRTSLFIFRRDLRLADNTALNAALQSTQRVLACFVFDPRQIEAHPYRSQPALQFMLESLNDLQTQCLAHGGRLYLFGERPEAVVEHLHRQQSIEAVFVNRDYTPFSRQRDRELELCCEKLGIGFHSHADLLLNEPERVLTDKGSPYQVFTAFYKKAVQNPVAVPDAVAGDRWFNAAVDADRPELLQNLILPRQNALAGGRQAALQHLAALAACRDYSQTRDFPELDATSHLSPYLKFGCCSVREAYQAIQVQLGPDHALLRQLYWRDFFSHIAYHFPHVFGHAFDRRLDGLRWRNAQDDFWAWANGQTGFPIVDAAMRELNQTGWMHNRLRMVVASFLVKDLHVSWRWGERYFAQHLLDYDPCVNNGNWQWAASTGCDAQPYFRIFNPWLQQKKFDPDCRYIKTWLPELRRYSAAAIHKWEKSPLAGDYPPPRVNHAEQSRSIKTQYQTLLSNQPT